In Uranotaenia lowii strain MFRU-FL chromosome 2, ASM2978415v1, whole genome shotgun sequence, one genomic interval encodes:
- the LOC129748515 gene encoding protein phosphatase 1B-like, whose translation MGAFLEKPLTAKHNEHGEGNGLKYGVGSMQGWRCEMEDAHFAKTGLGDGMENWNYFAVFDGHAGHKVADHCAKNLLQSIIRTQEFSNNEITKGIYSGFLKLDQSMRDIPELASGADKSGTTAVCAFISSKNVYIANCGDSRAVLCRNSTPIFSTQDHKPILPGEKQRIQNAGGSVMIQRVNGSLAVSRALGDYDFKNVNHLGQCEQLVSPEPEIFCQDRDPADEFLVLACDGVWDVMSNANLCQFVHSRMQITDCLEDIANQVIDTCLHKGSRDNMSIIIIAFPGAPTPSEEAIKKEEKLEAILRKKIEDIVTDMGANVEYGLLLKRLGDEDIPELPPGGGIEAKCSFVSAVFKELCPKLAETCEVGSY comes from the coding sequence ATGGGCGCCTTTCTGGAGAAACCTTTGACGGCCAAGCACAACGAGCATGGTGAGGGAAATGGGTTGAAATACGGAGTCGGATCAATGCAGGGATGGCGCTGTGAGATGGAGGATGCACATTTTGCCAAAACGGGTCTGGGAGACGGCATGGAGAATTGGAACTATTTTGCGGTGTTTGATGGCCACGCGGGGCACAAGGTAGCAGATCACTGTGCGAAGAATTTACTCCAGTCGATCATACGAACACAGGAATTTAGCAATAACGAAATTACAAAAGGAATCTATTCCGGCTTTCTCAAGCTGGACCAGTCAATGCGAGACATCCCGGAGCTGGCCTCCGGTGCAGACAAATCCGGCACAACGGCCGTCTGTGCGTTCATCTCGTCCAAAAACGTGTACATAGCAAATTGTGGTGATTCGCGAGCAGTGCTCTGCCGCAATTCGACACCAATCTTTAGCACGCAGGATCACAAACCGATTTTACCGGGAGAGAAGCAACGCATTCAGAACGCTGGCGGTTCGGTCATGATCCAGAGGGTAAACGGAAGCCTGGCTGTCTCCCGTGCCCTGGGGGATTACGATTTCAAAAACGTGAACCACCTGGGTCAATGCGAGCAGCTCGTTTCACCGGAACCGGAAATCTTCTGCCAAGACCGCGATCCCGCAGACGAGTTCCTGGTGCTGGCTTGCGATGGCGTGTGGGATGTCATGAGCAATGCCAATCTCTGCCAGTTCGTTCACAGTCGGATGCAGATCACCGACTGCCTAGAGGACATTGCCAACCAGGTCATCGACACCTGCCTGCACAAGGGCAGTCGAGACAATATGAGCATAATCATCATAGCATTCCCGGGCGCGCCGACACCGTCGGAGGAGGCCATCAAAAAGGAGGAGAAGCTCGAAGCAATACTGCGCAAAAAGATCGAGGACATCGTCACCGATATGGGTGCCAACGTTGAGTACGGTTTGCTGCTGAAGCGGCTCGGCGACGAAGACATTCCAGAGCTGCCACCGGGTGGCGGAATCGAGGCCAAGTGCTCGTTTGTGTCGGCCGTGTTCAAGGAACTGTGCCCGAAGCTAGCGGAAACCTGTGAGGTGGGTAGCTATTGA